The sequence CGGAATAAATCTTATCTCTAGTATTTTTATGTATATCAGTTCTGACATGTTCAAAGTGCAATTGCATTAAAACAGCAAACAATcggaataaaatatataaatgcttGTTTAACCACAGAAAATCAAGGAATAATTCATATAATGTAGGGCTATACACAAAAACAGTTTAATAAATTACGAAGTGAGTGTCTGTATTAAGTCACTTACTTTGtgtttggcaaaacgtttaggaatttttgttttcaatgctcttcaacttcgtactttatttggcatttttaacttttttggattcgagcgtcactgatgagtctattgtagacgaaacgcgcgtctgacgtatatattaaatttagtcctggtatatatgatgagtttataggACAGTTGTGACTCAATAATTGCTCGTCTTTGCTTGTTGTAtggttaatttatttgtttgtaacgGTCATTTATAGCAGATTATTCAAAAGTGTGCACCAAATGTttatgtcatttcgaaaagacagaaaaaaatattacaatcatAAGTAACCCTTAAAAATGTTGAAGACGTCAAGGTCAgcataacaaaaatatgtttcagCCAATCTGAAGACgtgttacattcaaaattaaattattttaattattcaaaaaacattttcacatTACATATTTTGGAGTATTTGTGATTACTTATTTACAATTTGGAAGTCAATTGTCATACTGTGCAAACTGCACTGTACAACCAAAATGTCTATGTTCATGAATCAATTCTTTATAATTAAAGATTTCTGACCGTGACATATTAAACGATATTTTGACAAAAGTTTGAAGTGACCAAATGACAAATTTCCTCGAAGGTGATATTCAACAATGAgaatgttttcatttcatttgattgTTGTTACGCAATTTCtcgttgtttttttaacaacagGTAGTTCTCTTacatttgatacgtttccctcggttttagtttgtaatccggatttgttttttctctatcgatttatgaattttgaacagcggtttactactgttgcctttatttactgtCCGGTTAGATATAGCGACAGCTATTGGCTTAAACTAGATAGTAACAAAAAGTTACAAACTTTTCCCGTCTCGTGATAAGAAATCAAATGCCAGAAAATAACCTATGTGTATTTTAGTTCCGATCAAATGTCATCAATTCATGcttgttttattatactgtGTGTTGCACcttgaaaatgaatattgaaagaTCAATTATTTAATATACGTGTTGAATTGCTATGTTCATCTGCAATGTGCACGATTTGTTTTGCTAAACAATGTTCCTATGCAATGTTTATGAGCATGCATTATCTGTATTATGTAACCTCTGCCAATCAAGACACACCTCACGAGTCGTGTCTATtcgtaaatgttttaatttttcaacaagTAATGTGaacatatgttttgaattaggatatatctatactattaaacgagatgACCTAATTTTGGGTGtggcttctcttctttccacaataaattaatcatcatgcctctatgtcctatgggtacagtgcataatcgcatttgtcatccattcatatgattattcagattgagttattttgagTGATAAACGAGAAAAGagacgtccggatatgtttccgtcattgggcgaaatcttaagtcagattagacttccggtttgcgtttttctgtatactttgaacatacattaatactacgaatacagtgtattttctgtcttatatccgtcattggacgaaatttaagtcagattagacctccggtttgcgtttttctttttactttgaaacaaatgcatatactacgaataaagtgtattttctgtctgatatcattttcaagtttactatccacggcggtcacagggtttattaattaattaattaattcttTATTCCGTAAGCAAATATACAGCTCATAGGAttaaatacatacacaaattatacagttaacataaacatatacataaacatataaagCATTACTATATAGCGGAGTTTGGCATATAATTTACATTGGTAATAAaggtacaaaacaaaaatcaagtgTTACGAATTTTCTCTGCCTCGTACAGATATTTACccagattatttaattctttaatatttcttaCAGATAGTAATTGAACTAATTTGAAGGTAGATGGGTTTCTGtaataatatatcttaatatatttacttctgacatttacatatttatcacactctaatataaaatgatattcgtCTTCGATGACTTTCTTATTACACATATTACAAACACGCTCATTTCTGGAAATATTAAAGTATCTTCCAGTTTCTACATTAAGTAAATGTgaatttattctatatttagtTACATATGACTGATATAAACTGTTCAATGGtcgattcaaataaaattgcaaagtaTGTCCatcatgtatatattgatataaataacattttgaagTGTTTTCAAAAAATGACAAGGCTTCTGCTATATAATTATcaacaattctttttttaaattcatgcaAAAATAATTGACTATTTCCAACACTTTGTGCTAACCATATATCATTAAATCCATACCTGTTTAGTATGTCTCTTATTTTACAACTCCAATTGAGTTTATCATTCGGTTTGACAAAACTAGATTCGTACATATCTTCATAAATACTAttcaatatacaattattaGATTCTAATAGCTTCAACCAATAACGTACCATTCTTACATATCTATTAACATACAATGGTAAACGACCAAGTTCAAAATACACCATATGGCTCACAGTCGTTTTTCTCactttcaaaattctttttaaataatacaaatgaagCGTTTCTATATCAGCTCCTTTATGGAAACTCCATATTTCACAACCGTAATTCACAATACTTGTTACATATGTATCAAAAAGGGACATCAAAGTCTCAGTGTTATAACAATCATCATAAATCTTActcaataaacaaaatgtagcCTTTCTACCCTGTTCAGATAGTGTTTTCTGTGTTACAGTAAAAGTACCGTTATAGTTTAATAACAAACCAAGATATACAAACTGATCACACATTTCTATCATTTTTCcattcaaatatcatttttcgTTCTCTTTCAGTACACCTTTGTTacgaaaaacaactattttggtttttcttaaattaatatCAAGACCATTCTTGTATGAACTATCATATACAGTGActatcattttttgtaaatcagaAATACTTTCGCTGAAGAGAACtgtatcatcagcatacataaaaagataaagatttaacaattttacttcatatggttctatttcttgtttaattaactcaatttctatgtcatttacATAAATTGCATATAAAAATGGTGATAATGATTCGCCTTGCATAAGGCCAACATTACAATGAAAGAAATCTGAAAATTCACCATCTAATTTAACACAAGTTTTTAACTTAGAATACATTGATTTGATAAGATTCAGTAAATTTCCACTAATACcgcattttaacattttttgccATAAAACATAATGTGACACACTGTCGAAAGCTTTGACAaaatcaatgaaacaacaatagAGACGCTTTCCTTTACGTAAACTTTTTGATACAATAGAATGAAGGGCAAAAATCGCGTCGTGTGTACCATATCCAGGGACAAATCCAAATTGCGCATCAGTCAATATACTGTATTCTTTGCACCACTTCAATAGTCTTGTATTAATGACAGAAGTAAACAATTTCCCAACATGAGACACAAGCGAAATTCCTCTGTAATTTCCTGTATCATCAACTTGACCTTTTTTAAATAGCGGAACTAAAACACTCTTGACCCATATTTCTGGAAACCAACCGGTAATAAGTATTACGTTAAAAAGTTCACATAACAATGGCAGTAGGACTAATTTACACTCCttcaaaaattcatttaataGATTGTCATAGCCTGTTGATTtttcagttttcaattttttaacgCAAACATCAATTTCTTGCTCCGTAAGAGGTCGGTCCAATTCTTCGTAAATTACTTCATTGTTGACTTCTTCTTCCGGTCCGTCGTCAATTTCTTCTTTAGAAactaagtttttaaaatgagtCACAAAATCGTTTAATTTTATGTTgctttgtttggccttttttcGTTTCCTGAATTTTCGATAACAGTACTTTGGATTCGTTTTTCTCATAGAACTCAACATgtttcctttttgttttttatatcgTCTTTTTAAACTATTCTCACTTCGTTTAAATCTTTGTTTAGCAAGATTTAAAATTAGTCTATTTTCTTCACACTTGTTTTGGTTAAATTGTTTCAATGAGCgtttatattcaatatacaatAGCTTGCAGTCATCATTTATCCATGGTTTATCTTGCCGTATATTTATAGGTTTATAAGTTCGCTTTAAGCTGTTACAATaatcacattttaaaactttagtcacttctgtttttgtatttaatagagagggtctgaataatatattaatgaccgctgtggatcaattattaaactgagaattgactgtaaaaagaaaatacactttcgggacgtctggaacgggtgtttttaagatcgaaatttcgGGATAGACCATTTCGGGATCcaggatttcttttttcgaattcgggatgtcgagatatataatttgtataataaattcagaacctcgggatttcatgtttttaagctcgggatatTGGGAGGAGTGGCggatccaaaaaaaatcatacgcAGGGGCCCGTTGACTGCCTATAAGAGGGGCCCGCTctggtcatgcttcagtgattccctatatataagcaaccaattattttcaAGAAAAAGTGGGCgggccccctaaatccgcctctgaccCGACCCccctttaatgaatgttcataatatacagattagcactaaaattattcatgtgtcattaaaattaatagagaacaaacaaacaaaaaaatgatttttttgtggaaaaaggaggagccgggctagaaaaacaattatcctgtcccaaattacctatgacttttgatactttttctgaaattctcaagtcactaaatgttttacaaaaaaaaaagaagacgtggtatatgaatgccaatgagacagctctccacaagagaccaaaatgacaccgaaattaatatttaaaggtcaccttacgaccttcaacaataagcaaaagccgatactgcatagtctgatataaaaggccccgaaatgacaatgtaaaacaattcaaatgagaaaactaacagccttatttatgtacaaaaaatgaacgaaaaacaaatgtcactgaaccactgaattacaggctcctgactggaatgttcataatacatgtacactaaatgtatgtacataatgaaattaatagaaaacaaaaaatgggaattttggaaataaaggaagagggttaataaaaacattttcctgtacCCAAGTACCTATgaattttgatacttttcctgaaattctcaagacattaaatcttttacaaaattcttcctccaacactttacatcctttcaaatacgctctgaatgtccacgatttcgcgggtgtgttctagtatatatagaGAGAACGAAGCAGTCCTTAGCATTTTAGAAACTAAAACttgtaaataattaattttattgacaaaatattgtgtATGTGTTCTTTGTCACCGATCTATGTAAGAGTAACGTTTTTAGTGACATACAATGAACTCGAATCATATGCAAAGGTTATTACAATCTCTTCCTTATTCTCAATATGAGAAATACTTTTACAGTAAAATTgacaatggaaatggggaatgtgtcaaagagacaacaacccgaccaaataaaaaaacgacagcagaaggtcaccaacagtgTTTATTCCTGTTCTCAATTGGAGAAATACGGTTACATTGTACTAGATCTTCGGTCGTAGAAAGTGTCTTGCTCGAAGCATACAggaaatatttcagaaaaaaacatcatcaacACAGCGCATACCAGTATTCATCCTCTTGATTTTGTGAATTTGTGTATCTTGAAGACTTCTGtaagttttgtttatctttCCTTTACATTAATGTCTAGTACGGCGGTGCTGATGCCCCGTTTCCTCCGTAAGGAGGAGGAGGCTGTGAGTAACCAGACTGTCCCTGAGGAAGAGGAGGCTGTGTGTATCCAAACTGTCCCTGAGGAGGAGTAGGTTGTTGTTTACCAAACTGTCCCTGAAGAGGAGGAGGCTGTGAAAAAACAAATTGTCCCTGGGGAGGTGGGGGCTGTGGGTATCCAAACTGTCCCTGGGGAGGTGGGTATGCCATATTCTGTCCTGGTGGTGGTGGATAACTCATTCCGGTTGGCTGATTTGGAAATGATGGCACTGGAgctgaaatacaaaaaagtaggaaatgaaagacaataattcaaaatattacaaactgaaaaaagaaacatacaaaaagaaaaagaaaaaagaaaaagtatttTGACTACAAAAACTGGTTTGTATAATCATAAACATCTTTGTCTCTCAAAACTCTCTGTACTAAAGACCgttattcatacaaaaaaatgaaatggttAAGGCTGTTCTtttacttataattatacattacTGTATTGTATTGTGACTTAGAAGATTGTATTATTGGCACTCAtcccacatcttcttatttataaaaataacgagaatatatatagtaatattggaaaataaatgcaataacTGTTTTTGCGTGGAATGTTtcgaaaatatttgaagaaactaATATATCCAACTTCGGGATCAACATTCATTAGTCTAGTATACAAAGGATTGAATTAAGTATGCTGCGATCTAGTTACTGTATTACATACGTGAAAGCTGGACAGTAGTAATTCTTGTTGTCGGTTGTACAACAGTGCCTCTGTTCCCACTGGTCTTTATCTGCTTACATACAAccataacaacaacaaaaactataATTCCAAAGATGATACAACCAATCACTATCCCAGGAATAGCACCAGTCGGACTGAAATGTACAAGTGTATGGTTACCAGTCTGATTAGAATTATATTTCTAGTTtctaatttggctttttaaatttacataacTTGACTACTTTAATCTCCTCAGTTTTGATCATTTAAACAAATCTTTAGTTTGCAAGCTGGCCATTTCAATATGTCAACTAACAGTGTTGATGTAAATGGACAGTAGATGGATCTGAACATGTTAGCGctctttttgattttctttatttagtGCAAAGCGATTTTATTGATAAGAGACAAAATTAGCATTTGATCCCTATGTTCAATAATCTATATCCAAAATATTAGTCGGCATGCTTGGTTAACGGGCACATTTTAAAACGCGGTAAAAAGCGATCCCATCAGGACATTATACTATCTGAGATGTGGGTCGGGAAACAAGCCAAcgtttagttttttatgtattgtttttggGTACTGCTGTTTTTCTTTTCGctgtttttctatgttttattaaTGACATTACCAGTctattttgatttatgagtttaaatattCCTTAGGTATATTTTGTCTCTCTTTTAGATGTTGAGCCAAGACGTTCAGTTGAACGGCAAACGATTTAATGGCTTCTAAGGTCAAGACATTGGTCACGTGATAAAAGGTCAGAGTTTACGATTTTTGGTAAACGTGCACGCCTCGTGGTTTTTGGACTCGTATTGTCTTATTTGTACTCGTACATTGATAAAAACCAAAGAGTTCAATTCTAGATTGAATAAGcttccttattttatataattatcattaaaaagcgttgtaaaaatgttataaattcacGAGTGAAgtgaaactttttttctgaaaatttgcgTAGGTCCACGGAAAATCCTTTATAATTCCTCAAATAGGTTTGGTAACGTGTTGAGGGGtataaaatatgaagtaaaacCATTTTTTGCTTCTTTTAATACTTTATCAGATCACAAAAACCCCGGATACGCAATTGTGTCAGATTATTCGTTGCGAAGCGGagatcaaagggagataactcggtACGCGCATCGTAGGATATTGCAAGTTCACAACAGTAAATTcgagtaaaattaatgattgcAGATATATTTCGGCAATTTCTTcagtaaattttcaatattctatgttcctctactgTTGTAACATTAAAATAGTCATGGGAAGGttgaatatgacatttttttttcaagtacttACAGGTTATTGAACACTTCCAAAGAAGAAAATTCTGAACTTGGACTTATTGTATTTTCTCAAACACCCTTTTGGTAGATAGAAGGATACAAGAGGGGTTTATCAGTTGTCAGTAGAACCTGTGTTACAATAGAATTGAACTTTTCATTGCATGAAAGCAAACTGAATATGGAAACAAAGGAAATATAGTCTTAAAAATTGTGAACATTTAtacttttgaatgaaaataatatgaatTTGCAGTGGAcagaagtacatgtacaatgctTGTTTTATTGTACCTCTTTTAAGATACAGTGGTGGATCCCAGGGGTTCTGGTGACCTCCTCTTTTATGGAAgattaatgcatttgaaatCAGGGATCATATAGTTAACTCTCCTTTTTATCCTTGGTTGAGAATACCACcacttatgtttaaaattgtctGGATTCACCCTGAGATAACCTTTATAAGATGTACAAGTTATGTTGCTTGCCTTAATCAAGAGAAAATATCTGAACCCAAAGAACCAGAAAGGGATTTAGAACATAATAATCAACACAAAGATAACTGAGCAAAAGCTGTATTGCAACCTGATATCATGCAGTTCTCATCATAATTCctattatatgtattatttcaaattttgctttatttttcttcttcttataTTTGAATTCAATAGTCCTGCAACCAACTGTTGAGTgcattcaattaaattattgattgaaTAATAAGCTATAAAGCTGACCAGTAAATAAAGTTTGGAAATGCTTTGTTAAAATACAATAGTggtattatatcataaaatatactgAATCAACTTCAAATTTAATCCAAATTCATACTTACCTGCTCTAAAATGCataatcaa is a genomic window of Mytilus trossulus isolate FHL-02 chromosome 1, PNRI_Mtr1.1.1.hap1, whole genome shotgun sequence containing:
- the LOC134718102 gene encoding cAMP-binding protein 1-like, translating into MADFIWIHILALCILNEVIPVTASYCSYSYYYSYRSCGYVFPTGAIPGIVIGCIIFGIIVFVVVMVVCKQIKTSGNRGTVVQPTTRITTVQLSPPVPSFPNQPTGMSYPPPPGQNMAYPPPQGQFGYPQPPPPQGQFVFSQPPPLQGQFGKQQPTPPQGQFGYTQPPLPQGQSGYSQPPPPYGGNGASAPPY